A genomic window from Fibrobacterota bacterium includes:
- a CDS encoding sulfite reductase subunit alpha — translation MSIPSLPETAPFTDEQRGWLNGYLAGLFSGGQLSVARGSSTVQVASNAPAVPTRTVRILFGSQSGNAESIAYALGARLKGARADEGRVWAPEVASMETGKGVDWNETTHLVLVSSTWGDGEMPDNGKAFWSWLSSEAGNALSKSTYSVLGIGDRNYARFCAAGRQLDARMEALGAKRLLPLELLDTDYEQGAKAWCERIAGALGAADSTEPTVDAVKPQGWSKSNPFPAPMLENRRLNSRESEKDTRHIALSLAGSGLTYRAGDALGVWPVNHFELVDSLVIACNAHGSETVSLADGQLISFRAALLTKLDLFRPKKSLLEALFASSPSQGDRRRLRELLAVEGEMERTELLGESDVLDILWDFPTARLEPQTLVDNLRKIIPRLYSISSSPLAHPNEVHLTVGIHRTRKRGRDRFGVASSFLASRVPLGLPANVFVQPSGHFHPPEDPSRDLIMCGPGTGIAPFRGFLHERAATGATGRNWLFFGEQRRETDFLYRDELLALRSQGVLTELDLAFSRDQEEKIYVQNRMLERAKDLWSWLEGGATFCVCGDAKRMAKDVHAALRSVCEIGGGLTTDQADAYLTRMQAEQRYLRDVY, via the coding sequence ATGTCCATTCCCAGTCTGCCAGAAACAGCACCCTTCACCGACGAGCAGCGCGGCTGGCTCAACGGATATCTTGCCGGACTTTTCTCCGGTGGACAGTTGTCGGTCGCACGCGGGTCGTCCACGGTCCAGGTCGCATCCAACGCTCCAGCCGTCCCAACCAGGACGGTCCGGATCCTTTTCGGCTCGCAGTCGGGCAACGCGGAAAGCATCGCCTACGCCTTGGGCGCGCGCCTGAAGGGTGCCAGGGCCGACGAGGGCCGGGTCTGGGCGCCCGAGGTGGCCAGCATGGAGACCGGCAAGGGTGTCGATTGGAACGAGACAACGCATCTTGTCCTGGTCAGCTCCACCTGGGGCGACGGGGAGATGCCCGACAACGGGAAGGCGTTCTGGAGTTGGCTCTCCTCCGAGGCGGGAAACGCGCTTTCCAAATCGACATATTCTGTCTTGGGGATCGGCGACCGCAACTACGCGCGCTTCTGCGCGGCGGGGCGGCAGCTGGACGCCCGCATGGAGGCGCTCGGCGCCAAGCGTCTGCTGCCGCTGGAGCTGCTGGACACCGATTACGAACAGGGGGCGAAGGCCTGGTGCGAACGGATCGCCGGGGCCCTCGGGGCCGCAGATTCCACCGAACCCACGGTCGATGCGGTCAAACCGCAGGGCTGGAGCAAGTCGAATCCCTTTCCGGCTCCCATGCTGGAAAATCGTCGCCTGAACTCGCGGGAATCGGAAAAGGACACCCGCCACATCGCCTTGTCGCTGGCGGGTTCCGGACTGACCTACCGGGCGGGCGACGCGCTGGGGGTATGGCCTGTCAACCATTTCGAGTTGGTGGACAGTCTTGTGATCGCCTGCAACGCCCACGGCAGCGAGACCGTGTCGCTTGCCGATGGCCAACTCATCTCCTTCCGCGCCGCGCTCCTCACGAAATTGGACCTGTTTCGGCCGAAGAAATCCTTGCTGGAAGCGTTGTTCGCAAGCTCGCCTTCGCAGGGCGATCGGCGTCGGCTGAGGGAGCTCCTGGCGGTCGAGGGTGAGATGGAACGGACGGAATTGCTCGGCGAATCCGATGTGCTGGACATCCTTTGGGACTTCCCGACGGCGCGTCTGGAGCCGCAGACGCTCGTCGACAATCTTCGCAAGATCATTCCCCGGCTGTATTCCATCTCCAGCTCGCCCCTGGCCCATCCGAACGAAGTCCATCTCACCGTGGGGATCCATCGGACCCGCAAGCGGGGCCGGGATCGCTTCGGAGTGGCTTCTTCGTTTTTGGCCTCGCGGGTACCGCTGGGGCTTCCGGCCAATGTTTTCGTGCAACCCTCGGGGCATTTCCATCCGCCTGAAGATCCCTCCCGGGATTTGATCATGTGCGGTCCTGGAACGGGAATCGCGCCGTTTCGCGGATTCCTGCACGAGCGTGCCGCCACCGGCGCGACGGGCCGGAACTGGCTGTTCTTCGGGGAACAGCGACGCGAGACGGATTTCCTCTATCGGGACGAATTGTTGGCGCTGCGCTCGCAAGGGGTCTTGACCGAACTTGATCTGGCCTTCAGCCGCGACCAGGAAGAGAAGATCTATGTCCAGAATCGGATGCTCGAGCGAGCGAAGGATCTGTGGTCCTGGTTGGAGGGAGGAGCGACCTTCTGCGTGTGCGGGGATGCCAAGCGCATGGCCAAGGATGTCCATGCGGCGTTGCGCTCGGTGTGCGAAATCGGTGGTGGTTTGACCACCGACCAGGCGGATGCGTACCTGACGCGGATGCAGGCCGAGCAGCGCTACCTCCGCGACGTTTATTGA
- a CDS encoding Rrf2 family transcriptional regulator — protein sequence MNRPRGGNMITKTTETAFRILLFLNQQGGSRPVTLAELSDSLGGSSSYLAKIAHLLVRGGVIDSHRGVQGGFSLAPHTLGINLLRVVEVCQGFPEAAYCTSKVTPGVQVCGYHEVMAKLHRAIVETLESKTVSDLTSCPRGLDGGGRKIEPCRMCVDRDCHRDPEEAEKKGLVLPFS from the coding sequence ATGAATCGACCCAGAGGCGGGAACATGATCACCAAAACCACAGAAACCGCTTTCCGGATCCTGCTGTTCCTGAATCAGCAGGGTGGGAGCCGTCCTGTCACTTTGGCGGAACTTTCCGATTCGCTGGGGGGATCTTCTTCCTACTTGGCCAAGATCGCTCATCTTCTGGTCAGGGGTGGGGTGATCGATTCGCATCGCGGAGTGCAGGGTGGTTTCTCGTTGGCTCCTCACACGCTGGGAATCAACCTCTTGCGTGTGGTGGAGGTTTGTCAGGGCTTTCCTGAAGCTGCCTATTGCACATCCAAGGTGACTCCCGGGGTCCAGGTTTGTGGCTACCACGAGGTGATGGCCAAGCTCCATCGGGCGATTGTGGAAACCTTGGAATCGAAAACGGTTTCCGATCTCACTTCTTGTCCTCGTGGATTGGATGGCGGGGGGCGAAAGATCGAACCCTGCAGGATGTGCGTGGATCGCGATTGCCACCGGGATCCGGAGGAGGCCGAAAAAAAGGGTTTGGTTCTTCCTTTCTCTTGA
- a CDS encoding ABC transporter substrate-binding protein, with the protein MRDTKLVGWYGRLVGACLLVMGCNQKAQETKLAPAALEKDQVTLGFIKLTDCAPLVLAKELGYFEDEGLNVTLQAQANWKVLLDRVIDGQIDGAHMLVGQPLGAAVGIGTSGDIAVVASLDLNGNAITVSNKLWESVESSLPKDSAGKVKHPISASYLRPAIDAAKRKGTPVKFGMVFPVSTHNYQLRYWLAAGGIHPGLYSQADINGNTGGDVSISVTPPPQMPSTMESGTIDGYCVGEPWNQQAVTKSIGVPVIASVDIAMDHAEKVMGLSSAFLKKNPNTAVAITKAILRAQKWLDTLANRPKAVSILARGEYVGADSAVIAHSMTGTFEYAKGDIRPAEDFNVFWNRQASYPFYSDAIWYLTQMRRWGQISESKPDSFYLGIARKVYHPEVWKKAAEELVADGLLNVTEIPSTDGFRPTTKSFIDGISFDGKSPNAYLASLPLGNKE; encoded by the coding sequence ATGCGGGACACGAAACTCGTCGGATGGTACGGAAGATTGGTCGGTGCCTGCCTCCTGGTCATGGGGTGCAATCAAAAAGCCCAGGAGACCAAGTTGGCCCCTGCCGCGCTGGAAAAAGACCAGGTCACGCTGGGCTTCATCAAGCTCACCGATTGCGCGCCACTGGTGTTGGCCAAGGAGCTGGGATACTTCGAGGACGAAGGACTGAATGTCACGCTCCAGGCCCAGGCCAACTGGAAGGTTCTGCTGGATCGAGTGATCGATGGCCAGATCGACGGGGCCCACATGTTGGTTGGCCAACCCTTGGGCGCGGCAGTGGGGATCGGCACCTCCGGAGACATCGCGGTGGTGGCGAGCCTCGATCTCAATGGCAACGCCATCACGGTTTCCAATAAGCTTTGGGAGTCGGTGGAATCGTCCCTTCCCAAGGACAGCGCGGGGAAGGTGAAACACCCCATTTCCGCCTCCTACCTTCGCCCGGCCATCGATGCGGCCAAACGCAAGGGCACGCCGGTGAAGTTCGGGATGGTCTTTCCCGTCAGCACCCACAACTACCAATTGCGCTATTGGTTGGCGGCGGGTGGAATCCACCCCGGCCTCTACTCGCAGGCCGACATCAACGGGAATACGGGTGGAGATGTGTCGATTTCCGTCACACCGCCTCCCCAGATGCCCTCGACCATGGAATCAGGAACCATCGACGGCTATTGCGTTGGAGAGCCCTGGAACCAGCAGGCGGTGACCAAATCCATCGGAGTTCCCGTGATCGCGAGCGTGGACATCGCCATGGATCATGCGGAAAAGGTGATGGGCCTCAGCTCGGCTTTCCTCAAGAAGAACCCCAACACGGCAGTGGCCATCACCAAGGCGATCCTGCGCGCCCAAAAGTGGCTGGATACCCTGGCCAACCGGCCCAAAGCGGTTTCGATCCTGGCTCGCGGCGAATACGTGGGAGCCGATAGCGCGGTGATCGCACACTCCATGACGGGCACGTTCGAGTACGCGAAGGGTGACATCCGGCCGGCGGAAGATTTCAACGTGTTCTGGAACCGACAAGCGTCCTATCCGTTCTATTCGGACGCCATCTGGTATCTCACGCAGATGCGCCGTTGGGGGCAGATCTCCGAATCCAAGCCCGACTCCTTCTACCTGGGAATCGCCCGCAAGGTGTACCATCCCGAGGTGTGGAAGAAGGCCGCCGAAGAGCTGGTGGCCGACGGCCTGCTGAACGTTACGGAGATTCCCTCGACAGACGGATTCCGTCCTACCACCAAAAGCTTCATCGACGGGATCTCCTTCGATGGCAAGTCTCCCAACGCCTACCTCGCGAGCTTGCCGCTCGGGAACAAGGAGTGA
- a CDS encoding dimethyl sulfoxide reductase anchor subunit has translation MNTVFVEATTATLVPAPPKFATKRTKATLGSFSSSLEEQIAQALARSRDLTAVERFSQWHREEIAHAHGAFYKDMLPASPPAPGQQYAFEVDLDKCSSCKACVVACHSLNGLDEGESWRSVGSLVGPQERITVTSSCHHCVDPGCASGCPTLAYQKDELTGIVKHLDDQCMGCQYCTWTCPYDAPKWNDRLGIVRKCDMCQSRLKVGEAPACVQACPSQAIRVVVVETAKLEADPNLGTVLPGIVAPQRTRPTTTYKGVLPQGLEDAGLAVLRSEPPHTPLAILLVLTQWAAGLWVMQTVSVAFGHPVASMAFPVATLFLLAGLGIGALHLGRPMHAWKAVLGWRRSWFSREVLAMGNAVPFALTVSLPATWLPSAIRYGAMGMGALFLLAGVGCSAMLYIATPRPVWARGATAWRFAWTALGGGAIMTGIVGAVSGAPIPAMVALAGIAIAAKSVLEWKDAHAPVAAEFAFARQSALLAGPLRTRSNARWALVGVALSFLALALATGWIIAWILAMGAKLGADLVERELFFRACPPTRMPGGC, from the coding sequence ATGAACACCGTTTTCGTCGAAGCCACGACTGCCACCCTCGTGCCGGCCCCTCCCAAGTTCGCCACCAAACGCACCAAGGCCACCTTGGGATCCTTTTCCTCGAGTCTGGAAGAGCAGATCGCCCAGGCTCTCGCGCGCAGCCGCGATCTGACCGCCGTCGAGCGGTTCTCGCAATGGCATCGCGAGGAGATCGCCCATGCCCACGGCGCTTTCTACAAGGACATGCTACCTGCCTCGCCTCCTGCGCCCGGCCAGCAGTATGCCTTCGAAGTGGACTTGGACAAGTGTTCTTCGTGCAAGGCTTGCGTGGTGGCCTGCCATTCCCTGAATGGCCTGGACGAAGGGGAAAGCTGGAGGTCGGTGGGATCCCTGGTCGGACCGCAGGAGCGGATCACGGTCACGTCGTCCTGCCACCACTGTGTGGATCCGGGTTGCGCCAGCGGCTGTCCCACCCTGGCCTACCAGAAGGACGAGTTGACAGGAATTGTAAAGCACCTGGACGATCAATGCATGGGGTGCCAGTATTGCACCTGGACCTGCCCGTACGACGCCCCCAAGTGGAACGATCGACTGGGAATCGTGCGCAAGTGCGACATGTGTCAGAGTCGTCTGAAGGTGGGCGAGGCTCCCGCGTGCGTGCAGGCGTGTCCCAGCCAGGCCATCCGCGTGGTCGTGGTGGAAACGGCGAAACTGGAGGCGGACCCGAACCTGGGCACCGTGCTCCCCGGAATCGTGGCACCCCAGCGCACGCGGCCGACCACCACCTACAAGGGAGTGCTTCCGCAAGGCCTCGAAGATGCGGGCTTGGCCGTCCTGCGATCCGAGCCCCCGCACACTCCGCTGGCCATTTTGCTGGTCCTGACCCAGTGGGCGGCAGGCCTGTGGGTCATGCAAACAGTCTCGGTCGCTTTTGGGCATCCTGTGGCATCGATGGCTTTTCCCGTTGCGACGTTATTCCTGCTGGCCGGATTGGGGATCGGCGCGCTCCATCTGGGCAGACCCATGCACGCCTGGAAAGCCGTTTTAGGATGGCGCAGGTCCTGGTTTTCCCGCGAGGTCCTGGCCATGGGAAACGCGGTGCCATTCGCTTTGACCGTCTCCCTTCCTGCAACATGGCTTCCGTCCGCCATTCGCTATGGCGCCATGGGCATGGGGGCGCTGTTCCTGCTCGCGGGGGTGGGATGTTCGGCCATGCTCTACATCGCCACGCCCAGGCCCGTGTGGGCCAGAGGCGCCACCGCGTGGCGCTTCGCCTGGACGGCGCTGGGCGGGGGAGCCATCATGACAGGAATTGTTGGCGCCGTTTCCGGAGCTCCCATTCCCGCGATGGTGGCCCTGGCGGGAATCGCCATCGCCGCCAAATCGGTCCTGGAATGGAAGGATGCCCATGCGCCTGTGGCGGCGGAATTCGCTTTCGCCAGGCAGTCCGCGCTGTTGGCCGGGCCATTGCGAACCCGATCGAACGCCAGATGGGCGTTGGTGGGAGTGGCGCTCTCGTTTCTCGCGCTGGCGCTGGCAACCGGTTGGATCATTGCCTGGATTCTGGCGATGGGCGCCAAGCTCGGAGCGGACCTGGTGGAGCGGGAACTGTTCTTCCGCGCCTGTCCGCCCACCCGCATGCCGGGAGGATGCTGA
- a CDS encoding ABC transporter permease, producing the protein MRHVIAFSETLGLSWISPFARLISGEDPRRQFRAILLEVGLPLAAIAVFLLFWSVAASSIRTSLGTLPGPAQTIEQAGAMWQEYRAEKAKEKLFYQAQIQRNAARLERNPSARTTAWTYNGKPTYLDQIKTSLVTVFAGFLVATLIAVPVGLVCGLSPTVMGALNPLIQVFKPVSPLAWLPIVTMVVSAVYLGEAAWMPKSFVISAFTVALCSLWPSLVNTALGVASIDKDFINVARVLRLPTSTRITRIYLPAALPLVFAGLRLSLGVGWMVLIAAEMLAQNPGLGKFVWDEFQNGSSVSLARIVVAVLTIGVIGFALDRVMVILQRLASFGRPVQA; encoded by the coding sequence ATGCGACACGTCATCGCATTTTCGGAAACCCTGGGTCTGTCCTGGATCTCGCCTTTCGCACGGTTGATCTCCGGGGAGGATCCCCGCCGCCAATTCCGGGCGATCCTTCTGGAGGTCGGTCTTCCCTTGGCGGCCATCGCCGTGTTCCTGCTGTTTTGGTCTGTCGCGGCCTCCAGCATCCGCACCTCCCTGGGGACTCTCCCGGGGCCTGCCCAGACCATCGAGCAGGCCGGCGCGATGTGGCAGGAGTACCGGGCCGAGAAGGCCAAGGAAAAACTGTTCTACCAGGCGCAAATCCAGCGCAACGCCGCGCGATTGGAGCGCAATCCCTCCGCTCGCACCACGGCCTGGACCTACAACGGCAAGCCCACCTACCTGGACCAGATCAAGACAAGTCTTGTCACGGTCTTCGCCGGGTTCCTGGTCGCCACCCTGATCGCCGTTCCGGTGGGACTGGTGTGCGGGCTTTCGCCCACGGTGATGGGGGCCCTCAACCCTCTGATCCAGGTGTTCAAGCCCGTGTCCCCGCTGGCCTGGCTTCCGATCGTGACCATGGTGGTGTCTGCCGTCTACCTGGGTGAGGCTGCCTGGATGCCGAAATCCTTCGTGATCTCGGCGTTCACTGTGGCCTTGTGTTCCCTCTGGCCGAGCTTGGTGAACACGGCTTTGGGTGTGGCCTCCATCGACAAGGATTTCATCAATGTCGCCCGCGTGCTGCGGTTGCCCACCTCCACCCGGATCACACGCATCTATCTGCCTGCGGCCTTGCCGCTGGTGTTCGCGGGTCTTCGGTTGTCGTTGGGAGTGGGCTGGATGGTCCTGATCGCCGCAGAAATGTTGGCGCAGAATCCGGGGTTGGGCAAGTTCGTCTGGGACGAATTCCAAAACGGCTCCTCCGTTTCGCTGGCTCGCATCGTCGTGGCGGTGCTCACCATCGGGGTGATCGGCTTCGCGCTGGATCGTGTCATGGTCATCCTCCAACGACTGGCGAGCTTCGGCCGCCCGGTCCAGGCCTGA
- the nirD gene encoding nitrite reductase small subunit NirD, which produces MIEATTSMNSTWVDAGAIDDLSIGAGTCVMVEGKQVAVFRVDQTTFRAIQNQCPHRGAAVMHQAIVADRAGEPVALCPLHKRAYHLVHGGCLEEPGAKLQVYSAVQDSGRILVGLADRA; this is translated from the coding sequence ATGATCGAAGCAACCACATCCATGAATTCCACCTGGGTAGACGCCGGGGCCATCGATGATCTCAGCATTGGAGCCGGTACCTGCGTGATGGTCGAAGGCAAGCAGGTTGCCGTGTTCCGGGTGGATCAAACCACTTTCAGAGCCATCCAGAACCAGTGTCCCCACCGAGGGGCCGCAGTGATGCACCAGGCCATCGTCGCCGATCGCGCAGGCGAACCCGTGGCGCTGTGCCCACTGCACAAACGCGCTTACCATCTGGTTCATGGTGGTTGTCTGGAAGAGCCTGGAGCGAAGCTGCAGGTGTATTCGGCCGTCCAGGACAGCGGAAGAATCCTTGTGGGACTCGCAGATCGAGCATGA
- a CDS encoding ABC transporter substrate-binding protein: protein MDCAPLVIAQEVGFFAREGVDVVLGKLQTWGQLLERLERGELDGAHLLSTIPILAACGAQGVSASLQTAWVLSSSANCLTLSNRLCRDEVRDALSLSGWLQAHPEANLRFGVVMERSTQELMLRDWLQAGGLELGSRISIAVCAPQEMAGKLREGQIDGFCSGEPWNQRATTSKLGGIVALGNEVLGGHPEKVLAVRQDWHKSHLLEHRRVLRALASASQWLESPDNLDEATRILADKAYVNTQAQIVRSSLERKLQAGWGKVVESEGFLRFCGINRPEPAQFRPLLERLVWWGHLPSQALDFELDKICLEGFHREVFAE, encoded by the coding sequence ATGGACTGCGCACCACTGGTGATCGCGCAGGAGGTGGGATTCTTCGCTCGCGAGGGAGTGGATGTCGTGCTGGGGAAGCTCCAGACATGGGGGCAACTTCTCGAACGCCTCGAACGCGGAGAGTTGGATGGCGCACACCTGTTGTCCACGATTCCCATCCTCGCCGCTTGCGGTGCCCAAGGGGTCTCGGCCAGCCTGCAAACCGCCTGGGTTCTTTCCAGTTCCGCCAATTGCCTCACCTTGTCCAATCGGCTCTGCCGCGACGAAGTCAGGGACGCCTTGAGCCTTTCAGGCTGGCTGCAGGCGCATCCAGAGGCGAATCTTCGTTTCGGCGTGGTGATGGAGCGATCCACGCAGGAGCTCATGCTGCGCGATTGGCTGCAAGCGGGAGGGCTGGAGCTGGGATCGCGCATATCCATCGCGGTGTGCGCCCCGCAGGAGATGGCCGGCAAATTGCGCGAAGGCCAGATTGACGGATTTTGTTCGGGTGAGCCGTGGAACCAGCGCGCCACCACCTCCAAGTTGGGAGGCATCGTGGCGCTGGGCAACGAGGTCCTGGGGGGGCATCCGGAAAAGGTCCTTGCCGTGCGCCAGGACTGGCACAAGTCCCATCTGCTCGAGCATCGACGCGTGCTTCGCGCGCTCGCGAGCGCCTCGCAGTGGTTGGAATCTCCGGACAATTTGGACGAGGCCACCCGGATCCTCGCCGACAAAGCCTACGTGAACACCCAGGCCCAGATCGTGAGGTCTTCGCTGGAACGCAAACTGCAAGCGGGGTGGGGAAAGGTCGTGGAAAGCGAGGGGTTCCTGCGGTTTTGTGGGATCAATCGGCCCGAGCCCGCCCAATTCCGGCCCTTGTTGGAACGGCTTGTGTGGTGGGGACATCTTCCCAGCCAAGCTCTGGATTTCGAGTTGGACAAAATCTGCCTCGAAGGTTTCCATCGCGAGGTGTTCGCCGAATAG
- the nirB gene encoding nitrite reductase large subunit: MESQLTSNPKPSHVLVVGAGMVAARFCETLRELDPKVRITVVGEEPRAPYDRVHLSELFAGKSPSDLEMLPAPWYAENDVELITGQRVVSVDTASLEATTDAGRKLSADRIVLATGSAPFVPPLPGIDKPGFFVYRTVEDVEKIRSWGASCKQGIVIGGGLLGLEAAKALVDLGVETTVVEFAPRLMARQLDEAGSRLLLKSIQALGVNVVLDARSQAIVGEGKVEGLQMADGTVVPAGMVVASAGIRPRDEVARASGVKVGERGAIEVDDHMRTSVAGIWAIGECALHKGMVHGLVAPGYRMAEAAAHDIVGSSRPFPGFVAATKLKLMGVDVASIGDVNAAGDDFDDLVVKAPCAGIYQRVVWRISDRKLQGAVLVGDLEPFGELSALLTSGDPVPADPRALLAPPREEGAGADPIVCNCENVRRSKILQAIDAGATDLAAVKKATKACTGCGSCAQAVTGTIKKRLAERGIQVDRSLCAHFSHSRAELFDLAWKGKIQDFAILMERHGNGGLGCEVCKPVAGNIFASLWSGHVISHGRDALQDSNDRFLANIQKNGTYSVVPRIPAGEITPQKLQVIAEVAGKFDLYTKITGGQRIDLFGARLEQLPLIWKELVDAGFESGHAYAKSVRTVKSCVGSTWCRFGVQDSTGLALAIEERYKGIRSPHKLKFAVSGCARECAEAQSKDVGLIATEKGWNLFVCGNGGMKPRHAELLAQDLSSAEAMSVIDRFLMHYIRTADRLTRTSVWIEDIGGIEELRKVVLDDSLGICTQLEAQMDDLVKGFRCEWKVALEDPKILQRFRAFANDERPNPAIQFVRERGQRIPAGNEQ; the protein is encoded by the coding sequence ATGGAATCCCAACTGACCTCGAATCCAAAGCCTTCCCATGTATTGGTGGTTGGTGCCGGTATGGTCGCCGCGCGCTTTTGCGAAACCCTCCGCGAGCTGGATCCAAAGGTCCGGATCACGGTGGTGGGCGAGGAGCCGCGCGCTCCCTACGATCGCGTGCATCTGTCGGAACTCTTCGCGGGCAAGAGCCCTTCCGACTTGGAAATGCTCCCCGCTCCGTGGTATGCCGAAAACGACGTGGAGTTGATCACGGGCCAGCGCGTGGTGTCGGTGGACACCGCCTCGCTGGAAGCGACCACGGATGCGGGACGGAAACTGTCGGCAGATCGGATCGTCCTGGCCACGGGGTCGGCACCCTTCGTTCCGCCTCTTCCGGGAATCGACAAGCCGGGGTTCTTCGTCTACCGCACCGTGGAGGATGTTGAAAAGATTCGGTCCTGGGGGGCGTCCTGCAAGCAGGGGATCGTCATCGGCGGGGGCCTTCTGGGTCTGGAAGCGGCCAAGGCCTTGGTGGACCTGGGAGTGGAGACCACCGTGGTGGAATTCGCTCCCCGCCTGATGGCCCGCCAGTTGGACGAGGCGGGATCCAGGCTGCTTTTGAAATCCATCCAGGCCTTGGGTGTGAACGTGGTCCTGGACGCCAGGTCGCAGGCGATTGTGGGCGAGGGCAAAGTCGAAGGCCTCCAGATGGCCGATGGCACGGTGGTCCCCGCCGGGATGGTGGTGGCCTCTGCCGGAATCCGTCCGCGCGACGAGGTCGCCCGCGCCAGTGGGGTCAAGGTGGGAGAGCGCGGCGCCATCGAGGTGGACGACCACATGCGCACCTCCGTTGCCGGAATCTGGGCGATCGGCGAATGCGCCCTCCACAAGGGAATGGTGCACGGCCTGGTGGCTCCCGGATACCGCATGGCCGAGGCCGCCGCCCACGACATCGTGGGATCATCGCGACCCTTCCCGGGATTCGTGGCCGCCACCAAGCTCAAGCTGATGGGAGTGGACGTGGCTTCCATCGGGGATGTGAATGCCGCCGGTGACGATTTCGACGATCTGGTGGTGAAGGCGCCCTGTGCGGGTATCTACCAGCGGGTGGTGTGGCGGATCTCCGACCGCAAGTTGCAGGGCGCGGTCCTGGTGGGGGATCTGGAGCCCTTCGGTGAATTGTCCGCCCTCCTGACCTCGGGGGATCCCGTTCCCGCCGATCCGCGCGCTTTGTTGGCGCCCCCTCGCGAGGAGGGCGCGGGTGCCGATCCCATCGTGTGCAACTGCGAGAACGTGCGCCGCTCCAAGATCCTCCAGGCCATCGACGCCGGCGCCACGGACCTTGCCGCGGTGAAAAAGGCCACCAAGGCCTGCACGGGCTGCGGAAGCTGCGCGCAGGCCGTGACAGGAACGATCAAGAAGCGGCTCGCCGAACGCGGCATCCAGGTCGATCGCTCGCTTTGCGCCCACTTCTCCCATTCCCGCGCAGAACTTTTCGATCTGGCCTGGAAGGGCAAAATCCAGGACTTCGCGATCCTCATGGAACGCCACGGCAACGGAGGGCTCGGGTGCGAGGTTTGCAAGCCGGTGGCAGGGAACATCTTCGCGAGCCTGTGGAGCGGCCATGTGATTTCCCATGGGCGCGATGCGCTGCAGGATTCCAACGACCGCTTTTTGGCCAACATCCAGAAAAACGGGACCTATTCGGTGGTGCCGCGGATTCCCGCAGGCGAGATCACCCCGCAGAAATTGCAGGTCATCGCGGAAGTGGCGGGCAAATTCGATCTGTACACGAAGATCACCGGAGGGCAGCGCATCGATCTGTTCGGAGCGAGGTTGGAGCAGTTACCGCTGATCTGGAAGGAGCTGGTGGATGCCGGGTTCGAGTCGGGCCACGCCTATGCAAAATCTGTCCGCACCGTTAAGTCCTGCGTGGGGAGCACCTGGTGCCGGTTCGGGGTGCAGGATTCCACCGGATTGGCCTTGGCCATCGAAGAGCGTTACAAGGGGATCCGCTCGCCCCACAAGCTCAAGTTCGCCGTGTCCGGCTGCGCCCGGGAATGCGCGGAGGCCCAGAGCAAGGATGTGGGCCTGATCGCCACGGAAAAGGGCTGGAACCTCTTCGTGTGCGGCAATGGTGGTATGAAGCCCCGCCACGCCGAACTGCTGGCACAGGATTTGTCCAGCGCGGAGGCGATGTCGGTGATCGACCGCTTTTTGATGCACTACATCCGCACCGCCGATCGCCTCACACGCACGTCCGTGTGGATCGAGGACATCGGGGGGATCGAAGAGCTTCGCAAGGTGGTCCTGGATGATTCGCTGGGGATCTGCACCCAGCTGGAAGCCCAGATGGATGACCTGGTGAAGGGCTTCCGGTGCGAGTGGAAGGTGGCTCTGGAAGACCCGAAAATCCTGCAAAGGTTCAGGGCCTTCGCCAACGACGAGCGTCCAAATCCGGCCATCCAGTTTGTTCGCGAACGCGGACAGCGGATCCCTGCGGGAAACGAACAATGA